The Campylobacter curvus genome includes the window ACAAATTTCAAATTTATCATTAAAAAGCACCTCCATATCAGCATCAAATTTTTTTATCTTAAGCTCAAGCCTATAAAATTTATCATCATCAATGCAACCAATGATTACATTGACATTATTTTTAACTTTTTCCAATATTTCTTTTTTTAATAAAAGTCTATATTTCTTATCGGCTCTTTTTGAAATACTTTTTACAATCACCTTCTCGTCGTCTTTTTCAGCATAAAACCAGTCACCGGAATTGGATATAAAATTCTCAAATCTCTTGTCTGTTAAAATATATGCTCTTGTTCTAAGTGTTAATTTCTCTATCATATTTTCTCTCCTTCATAAGATTTTCACTATTTTACCAAAAGATAACGGACAAAAAATTGTCTTATTAGTTTATTACAATTACTAAAATTTCTTTAAAAGGATCAGAATGCAAGAGAATATAGATAGGATCAAAAAGATCATCGCAGAGGCTGATGCGGTCATCATAACAGCAGGTGCTGGCATGGGTGTGGATAGCGGATTGCCTGATTTTAGAGGCGATCTTGGCTTTTGGAAAGCATATCCACTCTTAAGGGATAAAAATTTAAGCTTTGAAGATATGGCAAATCCGCAGTGGTTTTTAGACGATCCAAAGCTAGCATGGGCATTTTACGGACACAGGCTAAATTTATACAAAAGCGCAGAGCCTCACGAGGGCTTTGGGCTACTTTTAGATCTTGTAAAAAGCAAAAACGACAACTACTTCATCTACACATCAAACGTCGATGGTCACTTCCAAAAAGCTGGCTTTAGCGAGGAGAAAATTTACGAGTGTCACGGCTCTATCCACTACTCTCAGTGTATACATAAGCGTGATGGAGATATCTGGGAAACAAGCAGCAATGTCAAAGTAGATGAAGAGAAATTTATAGCTTTAGATATGCCTATTTGCCCAGAGTGTGGCTGTGTGAGCCGTCCAAATATCGTGATGTTTTACGACTGGATGATAAACACAAAACGCATAAACGAGCAGTATGAGAGATATAAAGCATGGCTAGATACAAATGAAGATAGCCGTTTTGTGGTTATAGAGTTAGGTGCAGGGCTTGCGGTGCCGACTATCAGAAATTTTGGTGAGAAATTTGTCAAGCGCTCCAAAAAAGCGACGCTCATACGCATAAACCCGCGAGATAACTACATCTCGGAGTATATCGGCATAAGTCTAAAATGTGGTGCGCTAGATGGCCTTAGGCAGATATTATGCTAAAAAAGACATATCCTAGTCCTAGTTTGGATATAATCTCCGAACTAGGAGATCAAATGAAACCTATCATAAATAAACAAGAAAACAGCAAATTTGAACGCATAAATTTAATAGCCCTAAAGCTAAGGGAGAGACCCCACTCGATAAAAGAGCTAACAGAAATGCTTGGAGTGACCTCAAAGACCATACAGCGCGACCTTTACGACACGTTAAAAGACTATGGTGCGGTCAAAAAGGGGCACTACTGGAGCATAAATGACGAAGAGGCTAGCGACGGACTAAACGGCGATGATAGAGTGGTGCTAAACATACTTGATAACGTAGCTAAAAACATGGGATCAAATTTCTACAGCAAAGCTCACGTGCTATTAGAGCAAATTTCTCAGCAGCTAAACCACCCAATACTAACAAATATCAACAACGAAAAGCTAAGCGAGGATGATCTTGTAAATTTCCAAGCGCTTGAGGACGCCATAAGAGAAAAAGCCGAGATAATATGCACTTATAACGGTTTTGAATTTCGTGTAAAACCGCTAAAACTGGCACTTTTTGAGGGATTTTGGTATTTGCTTTTGCTTGATAGTAACAAAGGCGATAAATTTAAAAAATTTCACCTAAAAAGCATAAAAGATATAAGGCAAAGTGGGGGTAAATTTGAACTAAGTAGTGAGCTAGATGAGCGAGTAAAGGCTATGAACTCGGCCTGGGCAAACCTTGAAAAGCCAAAAACAGCAAGGCTATTACTAGCCCCTGAAGTGGCAAAATACTTCGAGCGAAAACCGCACGCAAAGCAGCGCATAACAGGTCAAGATAACGACGGCTCAGTCGAGATAGAGATAGAATTTACACACATCATGGAGATAAAGCCACTTATATACTACTACCTGCCATTTATCAAGGTCCTTGCGCCAAAAGAGCTAGCAGATGAGGTCAAAAAGGATGTCAGCGAGTATCTAAAAGAGATAAATTTCTAAGCCATGAGCAGCAACGACAAAGAGACACTTGAGCTAATAAGAGACTACAAAAAGAGCTGGTTGCTACTGCAAAAATTTGATGATGGCTCACTTGGTCTTTGCAAAAGCGATGTGGGCGAAAATTTTATCCTTGAATATGACGAGGCGCTAATGGCAGTGGATGAGCTAAAAAGAGAGCTAGGAAAAAAGGGCGAGGCATCTAAAATTTTTGGCATTCAAAAGGCGAGCGAATTTGAAGGGATAATAAAAAATATATATCAGACCTTTGGCGGACGTGATCTTTTAGTAAGCCCGCAAGAAAAAGCGGCAAATTTGATCTACTACATCATCAAAGACCACCCTTTTAGCGACGGCAACAAACGTATCGGATCATTTATATTTATCTTGTTTTTATCAAAGTGCAAGTTTCTTTATAAAAGCAGTGGCGAGCTAAGGATAAACGACAACGCCCTTGTTGCACTTGCATTGTTAATTGCTCAAAGTGAGCCAAAGCAAAAAGACATGGTGGTAAATTTGATCACAAATTTACTTGTGGATTAAAGGCTGATAGATACAAATGAGCGGCATAAAACTTTTTCACGCTAGCGACCTACACTTTAATGCTGGCTATTTCGAATACATTTTGACCCTTCAAGACAAATTTGACATTTTTTGTTTTAGTGGTGATTTTCTATGCAAAGAGAGCACACAAGAAAAAGAGCAAACTGCTTTGTGGCTAAAAAGCTTTAAAAAGCCTGTATTTGCATGCTCTGGTAACCACGATATGCCGCCCTCTTGGCTAAATTCTATAAGCGGCATATATGCTGATGGCACTATAAAAACCATAAATGGCGTTAAATTTGGCTGCGCGCCTTACTTGTGTGATGATCTGATTGAATTTGCGGAGTGTGATATCTTACTGACCCACGTCCCACCAGCAAAGACAAATACGAGCATCAGTAAAAATGACAAGGATCACGGAGATATAGAGCTTGCAAGGCTTATCAAAAATAATCTTTTAAAGGCAAAGATCATCCTTTGCGGGCATATCCACGAGCCAAAATCACACACGGACGTTTTAAACGGAGTTAAAATTTACAACTCAGCAAGCAGCGGCTCAAAAGAGCCATTTTATCAAGAGATAGAGCTATAACTTTCTATCATTTTAGCCACCTCTTGATGCTCATATGGTGTCATTTCTATATTTAAAATTTGCAAGCATATCTCTTTTATAAATTCGCCCTCACAGCCAAAGTCGTTTTTTAGATTTTGCAGTATAAATTTAGCCTCAGTAACGAAATCATACGCATTATTTAATGCCTTAACAGCTTGCTTGTAAAAATCTTTTGACATTTCTGTGCAGCTGTATTTAGTAAAATTAGCATTATTTACGTAATCATAGCTTGATTTTGCCTGCGCCAAAAAAGAAAATTCATCATATTCTTGCCAAAATTCTTGCTTGGTCATGTTTTACTCCTATCCCTTTATTGTAAATAAAAATATAGACAAAATTTGTCTATAAAATATCTCAAAAACAGACATTTTCATGTCTTTAACTCTCATTAATATCCTCTTAAATTTTAGGAGATAAAAAAATGGCTTACACCAAACAAGGAAAAGAGCTTTTGATAGCTTTTGATCAAAAGCTTCTTGAGATACAGCGCGAGATGACGGCAGAGTATCTACGTATTAAAGAGCTTTTTAAGGCGAATTTTGACCATGATCATAACATGATAGACATTGTCTGCGAGGTTTATTTTATATGAAAGACTACGAAGAAGAAATTCTCTCTGTTAAGTTACAGGACTTTTACTTTGAAGATGGTTATGATCTTAGTGGTATAGAACTATGCTGTGATGGGCGGCTGCAGGGCTTTGACTGCTCTATCATACTCACTGAGATACATAGCACCTCAATAACTATAGAAGAAATTTTGTCTATTGATGATATATATATTGGCATTTTTAGCCAAAGCTATACTACAAAAAGAAAAAATAGGTGCCGCGCTTAATGAGAAGCTTATTTGGATGCCTATTGTAAGCTCCGATGACTACGACGTATATCTGCCAAAGGGTGTTAGAGAGGTAGACACCTTTTAAAGACTTTGATAATATATATTCGTATTCGTAGAAGTATTTGGAGCTCTTGGGTAATTTCGAATATAACATTTTGCCAAAAAGTTATAAAAATTTTATTACTCGCTTTAGACAAACGCCCACTCAAAATTTTATAAACATCTTTTTGCTTACCAAATGTAAGATAGGTAAAATATTTAAGCCCAGAGATCAGGGCTTAAATTTATTTATACAACTATAAAGTATACCCTATAGTAACTCTCGTAATTTGTTTATCATTAGTTTTTCACGTTTTTCATAAAAATCATCAAAATTATCTAAAGATAAATCAACATCAGGTATTAAATGATCCATTAAAAATTTACTCTTGTCTTTATTTCTACATTCGTTTTCAACCCACTCCTCAAGACTCTTATCATTTTTAGCCATATTTTCGTTTGCATCTAGCAACTGTAAATTAGGGAGAGCATCGTACATGGAAAAGTCATAGTATTCTTTTTTATTTTTCTCCATCAATTTTTTATACTCTTTGTATTTACTTTCTGGATGCAAGTGATCCTTGTGGAAGTTATTCTTTGTGTCTAAATTTGGATACAAGATAGATAAGACGGCAAAAGCCTCTGGACTATTTTTTCTATACAGCATTAAGTCTTGCAAAAAGTCATCATCAACAGCATTGCTATATTTATAAGACTTTTCAATACCTTCTAACGGAAATTCATCAATGTTTTCGTCAAAAAATACTTTACCGTCAAAATCCTTTTTAAATACTTTTCTCGTTGCGGTTAAAACGCTATCTGCACTTCCTCCAAACGGCTTAAATAGCGTAGCCCTTAGTAAGTATTTTTTTATAACTTCCCTAGTTTGCTTTTGCCCAGTACTGTGAACTATAGAACTGGCCAAATTTTTATGATATACATAATAAAGTACCGGTAGAATTGCATTATTTGAACTCATTGTTTGCGCATTAAACCCAAAATTTTCAAGCAGATCAAAAACGCTATGAAAAGCCATTTTTATGTTATCCCATTGCTGTTCGATATTTTCTATAAATCCGTTATTAAAACTACCTATGTCAAATTTTATATTTTCGTGATATAAATATAAAAACGCTTTAAGTACTAAATCCTTCGAGATATTAAAGCCTTTAGAGTTATTTATAAAATCAACAAGTTCATTGATCTCTTTTCTGGCATCTTTTTGTTTCCAGTTAGCGATAGCATAGCTAAATAAGATATCAGAATAGCTAAGGTGTGTCCCGCCTGAGTTAATACGAATAAATATATTCACTGCCTTTTCTGGATTTTGTTCATCTTCTTGATAGAAGCTAATAATATCTTCTGAAAATACTCTTTTTTCAAAAAGTGCTAAATTTTTAGTTTCTTTGCTGGATAAACCAAAATTTTCTTGTATTTCCATAGCCTTTACGTCGTTATTGCTATGAGGATATATATCTTTGCATCTAAACCATTTTTGACCAAATTTATCCATGTAAATGGTTTTGCTGCCAGTTTCAGCTTTTTCCAACCATAAAAATTCATATTCTACGTTATCATTTTTAGGTTCTTGACTTGCGGTTAGGTTAAAATAAAACTCACAAATTTTAAATTTATCGTCTGTATCTTCCCATTTTTTATACGGCCTATGCGTATGGTATTCGCCGCAAAGCGCCAAATATAGCGAAGTTAATCTTTGTTGTCCATCTAGTATAGCCGAAAATTCACTAATGCTCTTGGTAGGCTTGTATTCGTTATGAGTATGATACCATTCCCTAAAGTATCTTAAAAAACTGTAAAACTTCCATTGCTCTGCACTTTCGCTTCTAACTTTCCAAAAAAGCATAGAGCTAATAGGATAGCCTCGCATAATAGAATCAAATAGCCTTTCCACTTGCTCTCCAGACCAAACATACTCCCTTTGAAATGCGGGAATAAGATATTTATCCGTCCCGATTTCTCGTATCGCATCCGCTATTGTTATTTGTTGAAATCCAGCCATATTTACTCCATTTTAAAATTTGGCTACTATTATAGCCGTTTTTATATTTAATTTATAATTATTAAAAAATAAGAATGCCAGCACCTGCTGTGATGACTGTGGCATCTGTGTTTTTGAGATCTCCTTTGCGTGGAGTATTGCTTCTTCCAATGATTCAAATTTATCTGCGTCCATGTTGCCTCCTATGGTTTAAAATACCTATAGGCATTATAGCCAGTAAAGCAGACACTTTTTGTCTAGTTTGCCACTTCGCGCAGTTTTTCTAAAACCTTAACCATAGCCAACGTGTCTAGCTTGCAGTATTCCAAAAGTGCCTTTTTGTAGGCCTCGCGCTCCTTGGCTGGCATATACGCCATAGCCTCATAGGCCTGCATCGCTTCGCCGCCATGATGGATCAAATTTAGATCCTTATACGCTGACTCAAATTCAGGCACGAGCGCCGGCAAGACGTATTTTATAGAGTAGCTGCCTTGCATCTTTGGATGATAGTAGCTCTTGCTTGCAAATGGCGTCATTAGGTCCTTTATGTTGTCGTGGATAGCCATAAGCTCATTTGAAATTTGAGGATAGTTTACGGCAAGACGTCTTATCACTCCTTTTTCAAAGCTCATGTTGTAGGCTAGCACGCAGGCATCTTGTGGGATAAATTTGACCAAATTTAGCGCCAGCTCGTATCTAGGATCGGCTCCGGCCTCGGCTAAGAACTCAAAATGCTCTAAATTCCCCTTGCCGTCCTCTTTGTAGATAGAAAACTGAAAAGGTATTTGCTCGTATGGACTAAGCCCCACAAACTCAGGTACCGCCTGTTGAAAGGTCTCAAAGTCAAGATGATAGAGCGGATAGCTAAGCGTGTCCAAAAACTCTTTTATGGTATCCTTGTCTATGATCTCTTCTTGTGAGAGCTCGGAGCGGATTTGGATCTGCTGAGAGGCGTTAAATTTATCTAGATCTTTGATATCTTCAAATTTAACCACGCCATTTTTGTAAAGGTCAAATTTCTTATCGCTTCTGAGCCTAGATATGTTAAAGACGCTATACTCTGGTATGCCACGCTGCTCACACCAGCAGTACTCCCAAGCGTCGCAGTGGTAAGGATTTGAGCAGTGAGGACCGATATCTACATCTGGCTCAACGTTTTTGCTTAAAATTTCTTCAAATTTATTTAAAATTCGAGGTATTTGCGCTTGTTTCTGTATGATTTGCTCGGTCACATCTTCGGTATGAAAAAGCTTTTCAAGCTCGAGATTCTCGCCTCTTACGTAGCTGCTATCTATGTGGATGATATTTACGCCGCTCACCTTGTAGCCAAGCGAGCTAATGACGTAGTACTGGATGCTTGCATCATCGATATAGACCTCTTTTACTGAGGTGGAGCTCTTTACTTCGTTGATGATGAGGCCATCCTCGTAGATGCGAAGGATATCGACCATCACAAGAATGCCGTCAAAACAAAATGTAGCCTCGTAGATAACCTTTGTGCCGCATCCTATTAGCTCTTTCGTTTTTGCCATCTGTGCGTTAAAATCGCCCGTGTACTCTATCCTCTCACCGCCACTAAATAGCTCACAGGCTAGCTCGCCGACCGATGTACCGGTGTCAAATATCGCCTGCGCGCCATCATCCGGAACTTGCAAAACCCCTGGCTTTTTCTTTTTAAGCCACAAGCTCTTTTCGCACTGAAGACCGCGGATATATAGGGACTTAGATAGTGCCATTTCTTATACCTTTAAATTTTATTTATTCTTATATATCGTCAAAAATATCTTTGTTTTAACGTCCTTTTGTAGGATCATACCTATAAAATAGGAATAAAAAATGTCTGCTTTTTACTTTAAAATTCATCCCAAAAAAGGAGTAGCGATGAAAAAGATTAAAAGAGCAAAAGAGCTATTTGAAGCTAGAAGAGAGAAGCAAGCAAAGGATATGCTTGGTCACTTGCTAAATGATGCACCAAATCAATATTTCGTCTGTGCAAGATGGATCTGGAGAACAATGTGTGGCAGGCCTGAAAACGGCATAGCCGGTGCAGCCGCTATATTTAAACTAAGGTGGATATTAAAAGTAACGCTTTAATATTAGGGAACTTAAATTTTAAAAAGAGCCCAATAGCACTGCTTTCTCCCGTAAAAACAAATGCTTATAGTCATTTATAATAAAATACGCTTTTATTTAAAAAACAATCTTGTCTGTATCTTATTACACATATTTTTATGCTATAATTGTATTACATTACATAATTTAGGGATAAGCCATGTTAGATCAACTTTTTTTAAAGAGCAATGACCTTATAAGGTTAAACAACCATAAATTTAAAAGATACTTTATAGATTCTAAAGATTTATCTCATAGGCTTATTGTTATTCTTGGGCAAAGAGGTATAGGTAAAACAACTACGTTAGCTCAACTTGCCAGTAAAAACAAAGATAGTCTTTACCTAAGCCTAGATGACATAGAAATATCAAACGATATAACCTCGATTATAAGAGAGTTTGTATTAAATGGTGGAAAGCATCTATACCTGGATGAAATTCATAAAAGCAAAGATATATCGGCTGTATTGAAATTTGCCCATGATAGCTTTAAAGAATTAAACATAGTAGCTACCGGCTCATCTGCTCTTGAAGTACTAAAAAGCTCTCATGATCTAAGCAGAAGAGCGATCGTATATAAGATGAGCGGCATGAGTTTTAGGGAGTATCTAGGGCTAAGGTATGGTATAAATTTAGAAGCGATTGAGCTTAAAGATTTGCTCGCAAGCCATCAGGAGATGGCTGTTGATATCATTAATGCTTTAAAACAAAAAGATCTAGTCGTCATTAAGCTTTTTAGAGAGTATCTAAAAGTAGGCTACTATCCATATTATAACGATATGCCAAATGATACTGCCTTTTATCAGACTCTAAGACAAAGTATAGAAGCTACGATAGATAGCGATCTTTTAAGCATATATCCAAATCTAAACGGCAACACGGCAAGAAAGCTAAAGATCTTAACTCATGCCATAAGTACAAATGTCCCGTATCAACCAAACTACTCAAGTCTAAAATCACTTGTTGATATAAGAGATGATAGAACACTAAAAGAGTATCTTGCTATGCTTGATAGTGCTGGGCTTATAAGGCTTTTAATGAAAAACGAGCTAGCTATAAAAAATATGGATAAGACAGATAAGATTTACCTTGAAAATACAAATTTAATGTATATAAATAGCCCAGATATAGGAAATGTTAGAGAGACATTCTTTGCCAATCAGCTTGGAAATATCACCGAAATTTACTCAGGCAAAAATGGTGACTTTATGGTTGGTAATAATTTTACCTTTGAAATAGGTGGAGCTAAAAAGAGCTTTGAGCAGATAAAAGATATGCCAAATTCTTTTATAGCGGCAGATGATATTGAAGTCGGAGTGAGAAATAAAATTCCACTTTGGCTGTTTGGGTTTTTGTATTAGGGATTTATGTATGAGTAAGATAAACCAAATAGAACAAGAGTTATCTCAAATAGATGCCTCAAAATTTCACAAATTAATAAACACATATTTATCCAAAAAGTTTTCTTTTATGGTTCATTCAAACGGTACAAAAATAGGCGAAGATAAACCTATTTCAGGGACTCCGGATAGTTTTGTAGCTCTAGAAGATGGGAATTATATCTTTGTAGAATGTACAACGCAAAAATCAGATATAGTGTCTAAATTTTTAAAAGATTTGGAAAAATGTTTTGATGAAGCAAAAACCGGTATTGGTATCTCTAAAATAAAGAAAGTTATTTTAGCTTGCAATTGCGATATTAAGCCTAATGAATTAGAAATTTTACAAAAGTATTGTAATTCAAAAGATAAATTATTTTTTATAGGAATTTCAAGTCTAGCAAATGACTTGTATGCAAACTATTCTAAAATAGTATATGACTTTCTTGGTGTAAGCGTAGATACCGTGCAGATATTAGACGAGAGCGATTTTGTTGCGGAGTATGAAAGCGGCGGCTATGCTACACCGCTAAATACAGTACTTTGTTGTAGAGATAAAGAAGTGGCTAATATAGAGCTTGCTTTAAAAGATAGTCAAATAACATTTATAACAGGAAAGGCTGGAGTTGGAAAAACAAGATTAGCAATAGAGGTTGCACCTAAATTTGCTAAGGAAAATGGGTATAAATTTAAGGCCATTTTTAATAGAGGTGTCAATATTTACGATGATTTGATGGCGTATTTTAAAGTTGAAGATGAGAAATTCTTAATTTTTATTGATGATGTCAACAGGATTCATCAAGCACTTGGATACTTGTTTAACTCTTTTAACAAAAAAATTACAAATTCTCAAATTAAGATAGTTGCTACCGTTAGAGACTATGCTAAGGATATTATAGAAAAAGTTCCAAGCAATATTAGTTGCTCAGTTATTGAAATACAATCTATGGACAATATCTCAGTAAGTGAAATCATTTCTAAAAATTTTAAAAATATAGATCCTATACATAATGAAAAAATTTTAGAGATTTCACAAAATAATCCAAGAATGGCTTTTATGGCTTGTAAAATAGCTCAAAATGGATCTTTTGATGCTGTAAATAATACATATGATTTATACAAAGAGTATTTTAAAAGTGCTGATAATGATATAAATATTTTTGGCGATATTGACATTGGAAAAATAGTTGCGATAGTAGCATTTTTTAGAGTGATTGACAGGCAAAACGATAAACAAGTGGAAGTTATAAAACAAGCCTTTGAGGTTGATATTGTTGCTATTTGGGATAAAATAGAAAAGCTTCATAAATATGAGATATTTGATATGTATGAAAATAGTGTCATTAAAGTATCAGATCAGATACTAGCAACATATCTTTTTTATAAGACTGTATTTGTGGATAAAAGCCTAAAAATAAGTAGTTTTATAGTAAATTTTTTCCCAAACCATTTAGGTAAAACAAGAGATGTTTTAAATCAAATAATGCCAGTTTTTGATATCGATTTAATCTTAAAAGAGCTAAAAGATCCCATAGATAGGTTGTGGATAAAATACTCAGATAAACTATTGTTAACTGCATGTGATAATAATCCAATAATAGAGTTTATAGAAATTTTTTGGTATCTAAAAGAATCAGAAATACTAGAAAAGCTACATGAAGAGATACAAGACTTAGAACAAGAGCATATAGATGTAAATAGTATTGATATTTTTAAAAATGGCGATAACAAATCAAATTTAGTGCTAAAAATACTCTCTTTACTATCCAGAAGTAATGATGAAAGCAACCTAAAGATCACAATAGAGTTAATAGTGGCCTATCTAAATAAAAAGCCAAATAAAATACATGAAGTTATTTATACTTTGGTAAAAGATTTTGGATATGAGCTTAATAGCTATAGATATGGATACAAAAAAGAAAATATAGTTATGGATAGGCTTTGGGAGCTATCAAAAAATAGCGATACTTTGCTCTTAAAAAGACTATTTATTAGGATTGCCAGTGAGATGTTGGGTGCTGACTTTCAAGATATTAGACATCATGGTAGAACATTAAATTTATACAACTATACTCTTGTTCCAACACAAGCTTTGAATGATTTTAGAAAAACTATATTTGAAAGGCTTGATGAGATCTTTAAAAATAACTATTTTTTGGCTGACTTGGAAAAATTTATAAATACATACTATCGAAAACCCAATATTTCAAATAGCATAGAAATAATAGAGCAAGATAAAAAATATATAGTAGATTTAGTTGTAAAATACTTTAATCCAAAGATTTATAAACATTGTAAAATAGTAAGAAAATTTTTATCTTTTTTGGATGAAAATAAAATTTCATATGACAAAAATGCACAAACTCTATTTAAGAATAGTTATTTTGATATAGATGATTTGTTGTGCGCAAGTCCTTATAAATTTAAAGGCAATGATATTGAACAAAACAAGGCATATATAAAAAATGAACTAGAAAAAATTTCGAATAATAATAAAACAAAAGATAGGTGGCTAGAGCTACTTAATATATGCGTAGAAATTTATAATGTGATTGATGATAGCGATACATATAGTTTTAAAAACAACTTTAGTATTTTGCTTGAAATTTTATCAAGCAATGATTTGCAACTGTTTATAGAGGTTTTAGGCGAGTATTTTAAGCTAGGCGATCCATTTTTATTATATTTAGATCGTCGTATTCTTATAAAGATTTTGGGTAAAAATGGTGCTTTTGAGTTTATAGAAAAACAGAATTTTAAAGCAAAAGACTTTTGGAGATTTGGGATATTTACAGCCATAGACGAAAACGATATCACTCAAACAGATGTTAAGAATTTGCTTGATTTGTATAAAAGTGCCGATATTACAAATATTCCACAATATTCTGACCATTTACAAAAGTATGAAAATATCAAAAAAGACATTACACTAAAAATATTAAAAGTACTTTGCAATAGAGCTATCAGCAATAACAAATTTTTAATAACTATTGAGATGTTTTTCTACCGGTTTACCAGCATGTTAGATAAATATATCAAAACAGATAAAAAACTGATAGAAACAGCATATTTTATGAGACTAAAAGATAATATAAATTTTGATCATGATGCCAACATCTTAAATAAATTTCTAAACTATGATTCTGATTTTATAAATAGATATATAGTTAATATACTAAAAACTCTTAGCAATGGTGTTTCTAGCGTTAATATGCATACAGATTTTTCCATCCTATTTGATAGAAAAGATTGCAATACAGTATTTTTAAAAATTATAGAAACTATACATAAAATCCCTGATAAGAAATTCGTTTTTGGAAAAGGAGAATTTCTAAAATCATTTTTTATGGGATTTCA containing:
- a CDS encoding DUF262 domain-containing protein, with protein sequence MAGFQQITIADAIREIGTDKYLIPAFQREYVWSGEQVERLFDSIMRGYPISSMLFWKVRSESAEQWKFYSFLRYFREWYHTHNEYKPTKSISEFSAILDGQQRLTSLYLALCGEYHTHRPYKKWEDTDDKFKICEFYFNLTASQEPKNDNVEYEFLWLEKAETGSKTIYMDKFGQKWFRCKDIYPHSNNDVKAMEIQENFGLSSKETKNLALFEKRVFSEDIISFYQEDEQNPEKAVNIFIRINSGGTHLSYSDILFSYAIANWKQKDARKEINELVDFINNSKGFNISKDLVLKAFLYLYHENIKFDIGSFNNGFIENIEQQWDNIKMAFHSVFDLLENFGFNAQTMSSNNAILPVLYYVYHKNLASSIVHSTGQKQTREVIKKYLLRATLFKPFGGSADSVLTATRKVFKKDFDGKVFFDENIDEFPLEGIEKSYKYSNAVDDDFLQDLMLYRKNSPEAFAVLSILYPNLDTKNNFHKDHLHPESKYKEYKKLMEKNKKEYYDFSMYDALPNLQLLDANENMAKNDKSLEEWVENECRNKDKSKFLMDHLIPDVDLSLDNFDDFYEKREKLMINKLRELL
- a CDS encoding metallophosphoesterase family protein, which encodes MSGIKLFHASDLHFNAGYFEYILTLQDKFDIFCFSGDFLCKESTQEKEQTALWLKSFKKPVFACSGNHDMPPSWLNSISGIYADGTIKTINGVKFGCAPYLCDDLIEFAECDILLTHVPPAKTNTSISKNDKDHGDIELARLIKNNLLKAKIILCGHIHEPKSHTDVLNGVKIYNSASSGSKEPFYQEIEL
- a CDS encoding helix-turn-helix transcriptional regulator; amino-acid sequence: MKPIINKQENSKFERINLIALKLRERPHSIKELTEMLGVTSKTIQRDLYDTLKDYGAVKKGHYWSINDEEASDGLNGDDRVVLNILDNVAKNMGSNFYSKAHVLLEQISQQLNHPILTNINNEKLSEDDLVNFQALEDAIREKAEIICTYNGFEFRVKPLKLALFEGFWYLLLLDSNKGDKFKKFHLKSIKDIRQSGGKFELSSELDERVKAMNSAWANLEKPKTARLLLAPEVAKYFERKPHAKQRITGQDNDGSVEIEIEFTHIMEIKPLIYYYLPFIKVLAPKELADEVKKDVSEYLKEINF
- a CDS encoding ATP-binding protein → MLDQLFLKSNDLIRLNNHKFKRYFIDSKDLSHRLIVILGQRGIGKTTTLAQLASKNKDSLYLSLDDIEISNDITSIIREFVLNGGKHLYLDEIHKSKDISAVLKFAHDSFKELNIVATGSSALEVLKSSHDLSRRAIVYKMSGMSFREYLGLRYGINLEAIELKDLLASHQEMAVDIINALKQKDLVVIKLFREYLKVGYYPYYNDMPNDTAFYQTLRQSIEATIDSDLLSIYPNLNGNTARKLKILTHAISTNVPYQPNYSSLKSLVDIRDDRTLKEYLAMLDSAGLIRLLMKNELAIKNMDKTDKIYLENTNLMYINSPDIGNVRETFFANQLGNITEIYSGKNGDFMVGNNFTFEIGGAKKSFEQIKDMPNSFIAADDIEVGVRNKIPLWLFGFLY
- a CDS encoding SIR2 family NAD-dependent protein deacylase, producing MQENIDRIKKIIAEADAVIITAGAGMGVDSGLPDFRGDLGFWKAYPLLRDKNLSFEDMANPQWFLDDPKLAWAFYGHRLNLYKSAEPHEGFGLLLDLVKSKNDNYFIYTSNVDGHFQKAGFSEEKIYECHGSIHYSQCIHKRDGDIWETSSNVKVDEEKFIALDMPICPECGCVSRPNIVMFYDWMINTKRINEQYERYKAWLDTNEDSRFVVIELGAGLAVPTIRNFGEKFVKRSKKATLIRINPRDNYISEYIGISLKCGALDGLRQILC
- a CDS encoding DUF2779 domain-containing protein encodes the protein MALSKSLYIRGLQCEKSLWLKKKKPGVLQVPDDGAQAIFDTGTSVGELACELFSGGERIEYTGDFNAQMAKTKELIGCGTKVIYEATFCFDGILVMVDILRIYEDGLIINEVKSSTSVKEVYIDDASIQYYVISSLGYKVSGVNIIHIDSSYVRGENLELEKLFHTEDVTEQIIQKQAQIPRILNKFEEILSKNVEPDVDIGPHCSNPYHCDAWEYCWCEQRGIPEYSVFNISRLRSDKKFDLYKNGVVKFEDIKDLDKFNASQQIQIRSELSQEEIIDKDTIKEFLDTLSYPLYHLDFETFQQAVPEFVGLSPYEQIPFQFSIYKEDGKGNLEHFEFLAEAGADPRYELALNLVKFIPQDACVLAYNMSFEKGVIRRLAVNYPQISNELMAIHDNIKDLMTPFASKSYYHPKMQGSYSIKYVLPALVPEFESAYKDLNLIHHGGEAMQAYEAMAYMPAKEREAYKKALLEYCKLDTLAMVKVLEKLREVAN
- a CDS encoding Fic family protein → MSSNDKETLELIRDYKKSWLLLQKFDDGSLGLCKSDVGENFILEYDEALMAVDELKRELGKKGEASKIFGIQKASEFEGIIKNIYQTFGGRDLLVSPQEKAANLIYYIIKDHPFSDGNKRIGSFIFILFLSKCKFLYKSSGELRINDNALVALALLIAQSEPKQKDMVVNLITNLLVD